A genomic segment from Flavobacterium sp. 9R encodes:
- a CDS encoding RagB/SusD family nutrient uptake outer membrane protein, whose translation MKLKNLKYTIHAFALLFVATSCSDAFLEIEPKGTPLEANYYKNEDEAFSGLVAVYDILGKQSGGFENMVCMMNAGSDDHYAGGGGATDGTGMQSFSDYSISSSTIPGSFWNNFYQGIFRANTLLVKLPNVPMADAQKVRFTAETKALRAYYYFELVRLFKNIPLITAPIPTSEIYNVLQAKPEEVYAQIEKDLKEAIPNLPNTITNPTTEAGRFTKGAVKALLGKVYLYQGKNALAATELAEVNGTPGGTSSFGYKLLTKYSDLWVISNKFNSESIIEVSHTSKSNAGWGNWGSGSDEGNSINVMVGPRGYSRSTNSTAPDYAAGWSFNPITVDLYNALKPDPRFSSTVVDMKDLKAQGLADYSPGYKDTGYFIKKFMPTTADVTTGGGDAVLNYKQNVYVMRLADTYLMEAEALGGTGARAQALLDAVRARVGLPSVPVSINAIMAERRLELACEGHRWFDLVRTGRAAAVLASRGFIAGKNEIWPIPLKELENTKLVQNPNY comes from the coding sequence ATGAAACTAAAAAATTTAAAATATACTATCCATGCGTTTGCCCTATTATTTGTGGCAACTTCATGTAGTGATGCTTTTTTGGAAATAGAACCAAAAGGAACTCCTTTGGAAGCTAATTATTATAAAAATGAAGACGAAGCTTTTTCTGGACTTGTGGCTGTTTATGACATATTAGGTAAACAATCTGGAGGTTTTGAAAATATGGTATGTATGATGAACGCTGGTTCTGACGATCACTACGCAGGTGGTGGTGGAGCAACAGATGGAACAGGAATGCAATCATTTTCTGATTATTCCATCAGCTCATCAACAATTCCAGGAAGCTTTTGGAATAATTTTTACCAAGGAATATTTAGAGCGAATACTTTGTTAGTAAAATTGCCAAATGTTCCTATGGCCGACGCTCAAAAAGTAAGATTTACTGCAGAAACTAAAGCCTTACGTGCCTACTACTATTTTGAGTTAGTTCGTTTGTTCAAAAACATTCCATTGATTACGGCCCCAATCCCTACCAGTGAAATTTACAATGTACTGCAAGCAAAACCAGAAGAAGTTTATGCTCAAATCGAAAAAGATTTGAAAGAAGCCATCCCTAATTTGCCCAATACCATAACTAACCCTACTACTGAGGCTGGACGTTTTACTAAAGGAGCTGTTAAAGCCTTACTTGGTAAAGTGTATTTATACCAAGGTAAAAATGCTTTGGCTGCTACTGAATTAGCTGAAGTAAATGGTACACCTGGAGGAACAAGTTCTTTTGGTTACAAATTATTGACTAAATATTCTGATTTATGGGTAATCAGTAACAAGTTCAATTCTGAATCGATAATAGAAGTATCTCACACGAGTAAAAGTAATGCCGGTTGGGGTAACTGGGGCTCAGGTTCTGATGAAGGAAATTCTATTAACGTAATGGTTGGACCTAGAGGATATTCTAGATCAACTAATTCTACAGCACCAGATTATGCTGCGGGTTGGAGTTTCAATCCAATCACTGTTGATTTGTACAATGCCTTAAAACCAGATCCTCGTTTTAGTTCAACTGTTGTTGATATGAAAGATTTGAAAGCTCAAGGTCTTGCTGATTATTCTCCAGGATACAAAGACACAGGGTACTTTATCAAAAAGTTCATGCCTACAACTGCCGATGTAACTACTGGTGGTGGAGATGCAGTTTTGAACTACAAACAAAACGTATACGTAATGCGTTTGGCAGATACTTATTTGATGGAAGCCGAAGCTTTGGGAGGAACAGGAGCTAGAGCTCAAGCGCTTCTTGATGCCGTTCGTGCTAGAGTTGGTTTACCATCTGTTCCAGTTTCTATAAATGCAATTATGGCCGAAAGAAGACTAGAATTGGCTTGCGAAGGGCACCGTTGGTTCGACTTGGTTCGTACAGGAAGAGCAGCAGCTGTTTTGGCAAGTAGAGGTTTTATCGCAGGTAAAAACGAAATCTGGCCTATTCCGTTGAAAGAATTAGAAAACACCAAACTGGTTCAAAATCCAAATTATTAA